A DNA window from Parabacteroides johnsonii DSM 18315 contains the following coding sequences:
- a CDS encoding dipeptidase: MKKKVYTAFVCLCCTVASLSAQKRVVELTDPNESCTSIAVGKLATTDGSVMTSQTCDGTSRTWMEVVPAQKWADTAKLDLYWDLRHTESKNDRLGVKLKGSIPQVPYTFAYLNTGYPCMNEKQLAMGETTIVGRKELRSPKGLFHIEDLQGIALQRCSTAREAVLLMGRLAEQYGYRDGGECLTVADKRELWFFEITGAGPEDMGALWVARRIPDDHVTVSANTPRISDVDFGDKDNYMYSEGLKEKARKLGYWDGKEPFKFWKVIHETGKKPFTVRDLFVLKTLAPSLNLTMDMEELPLSVKPEQKVSLADMNRLLRETYEGTEWDMTKDIMVTKKIKDKDGTERDTTYKSPLAQNWMTNDMFEFLNAQRGEKKIEKQRTISVVWCAYSFVIQCRDWLPDEVGGVCWWSEDNPGESPRVPLFAGMTDVPESFKVCGHKRYRPDAALWTYRRTNRLAQVSWGHGRKLIEPAVLSFEQKAADEMPLIENKVSALMREGKKDEAQAYLTRYSFDFIYSTLRCWEEMEGQLWHKFGRGF; the protein is encoded by the coding sequence ATGAAGAAAAAAGTATATACAGCGTTCGTATGTCTTTGTTGTACCGTGGCGTCTCTCTCTGCCCAGAAGCGCGTAGTAGAATTAACAGATCCGAACGAAAGTTGTACGAGTATTGCTGTCGGCAAATTGGCGACGACTGATGGTTCAGTCATGACCTCGCAGACATGTGACGGGACTTCGCGTACTTGGATGGAGGTCGTGCCTGCCCAAAAGTGGGCGGATACTGCAAAACTCGATCTTTATTGGGATCTCCGTCATACGGAAAGCAAAAACGATCGGTTGGGAGTGAAACTGAAAGGTTCTATCCCACAGGTACCTTATACATTCGCTTACTTGAATACCGGTTATCCTTGTATGAACGAGAAACAGCTGGCGATGGGAGAAACGACTATCGTTGGCCGTAAGGAACTGCGCAGTCCGAAAGGCTTGTTCCATATCGAAGATTTACAGGGGATTGCTTTGCAACGTTGCAGTACGGCACGCGAGGCGGTTTTGCTGATGGGACGCTTGGCAGAACAATATGGTTATCGTGATGGCGGGGAATGTCTGACGGTTGCCGACAAGAGGGAACTTTGGTTTTTCGAGATTACAGGTGCGGGTCCGGAAGATATGGGGGCTTTGTGGGTCGCCCGACGCATACCGGACGACCATGTGACGGTTTCGGCTAATACACCTCGTATTTCCGATGTTGATTTCGGGGACAAGGATAATTATATGTATAGTGAAGGACTGAAGGAGAAAGCACGGAAGTTAGGGTATTGGGACGGAAAAGAACCTTTCAAGTTCTGGAAAGTAATCCATGAAACGGGGAAGAAGCCTTTTACTGTCCGGGACCTTTTTGTTTTGAAAACGTTGGCTCCTTCTTTGAACCTGACGATGGATATGGAGGAGCTACCTTTGTCTGTCAAGCCTGAACAGAAAGTTTCGTTGGCGGATATGAACCGTTTGCTGCGTGAAACATATGAGGGTACGGAATGGGACATGACGAAAGATATAATGGTAACGAAGAAGATTAAGGATAAAGACGGAACCGAGCGTGATACGACATATAAAAGCCCGTTGGCTCAAAATTGGATGACGAACGATATGTTTGAATTCCTGAACGCGCAACGTGGTGAAAAGAAGATAGAAAAACAGCGGACGATATCGGTTGTTTGGTGCGCTTATTCATTTGTGATACAATGCCGTGACTGGTTACCGGACGAGGTGGGCGGTGTTTGCTGGTGGTCGGAAGATAATCCGGGCGAAAGTCCCAGGGTACCCTTATTTGCCGGGATGACAGATGTCCCCGAAAGTTTTAAGGTTTGTGGACATAAGCGTTACCGTCCTGATGCTGCCCTTTGGACTTACCGGCGTACGAACCGTCTGGCCCAGGTGAGTTGGGGACATGGCCGCAAACTGATTGAACCTGCCGTCCTCTCTTTCGAGCAGAAGGCGGCAGACGAAATGCCTCTGATAGAAAACAAGGTGTCGGCGCTTATGCGGGAAGGCAAGAAGGACGAAGCCCAAGCTTATCTTACCCGTTATTCCTTCGATTTTATCTATTCGACTTTGCGTTGTTGGGAGGAAATGGAGGGACAGCTTTGGCATAAGTTCGGACGGGGGTTCTGA
- a CDS encoding AraC family transcriptional regulator encodes MDFDRSKHNVIKYLPTNNDENIWGMSISGIGFQSIDPKGSYPLKGHPIGYTFNPDRGRIIDEFALVYIVKGEGTFTSINCLEKKISKGDAFFIFPGQWHSYQPIANIGWDEYYVTFQGDYFEKLLNGIINRANPIFHIGMNDQIVKHFGEMLDCARAQKSGFQAVLAGITMHTIGLIYSINKNQDYGPVSMQKIQEACVLMRENIYDKFTPEDIAESINMSYSNFRKSFKQYTGIAPHQYMLQLKLSKIKDLLSSTEMSIQDIAMKLNFESADYFSYFFRSKTGINPLSYRKEIEKQREKAKKNSH; translated from the coding sequence ATGGATTTTGATCGCAGTAAACATAATGTCATAAAGTACTTACCGACAAATAATGATGAGAACATCTGGGGAATGTCTATTAGCGGCATAGGCTTTCAGTCTATTGATCCAAAAGGCAGTTATCCCCTTAAAGGTCACCCTATCGGATATACATTTAATCCCGACCGAGGCAGAATCATTGATGAGTTCGCACTTGTATATATTGTAAAAGGAGAGGGAACTTTTACTTCCATCAACTGCCTTGAAAAGAAAATATCAAAAGGAGACGCTTTCTTTATTTTCCCCGGACAATGGCATAGCTATCAACCTATTGCCAACATAGGTTGGGATGAATATTACGTAACCTTCCAAGGTGATTATTTTGAAAAATTATTAAATGGAATTATTAATCGTGCAAATCCTATATTTCATATCGGCATGAACGACCAAATTGTCAAGCATTTCGGGGAAATGCTTGACTGTGCCAGGGCACAGAAGTCAGGATTCCAGGCTGTTTTAGCAGGAATTACGATGCATACGATCGGCTTGATCTATTCGATCAACAAAAATCAGGATTACGGACCGGTCTCCATGCAGAAGATACAGGAGGCATGCGTACTGATGCGAGAAAACATCTACGACAAGTTCACACCGGAAGACATTGCCGAATCCATCAACATGAGCTATTCCAATTTTAGGAAATCATTCAAGCAATACACCGGGATCGCTCCCCACCAATACATGCTGCAACTGAAACTAAGCAAGATCAAAGATTTGCTGAGCAGTACGGAGATGTCAATCCAAGACATCGCAATGAAGCTCAATTTCGAATCGGCCGACTATTTTTCTTACTTTTTCAGGAGTAAAACCGGCATAAACCCACTCTCCTACCGGAAAGAAATCGAAAAGCAGCGGGAAAAAGCCAAGAAAAACTCGCACTAA
- a CDS encoding SusC/RagA family TonB-linked outer membrane protein, which produces MRNRILFLLCFLCVGLQAFAQISISGKVVDAGGLELPGVNVMVKGTTIGTLTDGDGKFTIPDVPGGSNAVLVFSYVGFQTQEIKVGNAKNLTVKLQEDNMALDEVVVVGYGTSRKKDLAGSISSVKLDDSPLTQLANVNALVALSSKIPGFNYSPTTDAGGDNTASMTIRGMNSIITGPSEASLNKPLLVVDGSIFNGSINEIAMTDVESIDVLKDASSAAIYGSRSANGVIIITTKRGRSSKPTVNLDAYYGIQSWTRKPQMVTDQNEFLNRRREAMIAAGSIDPSVGLDAAQLLNAEELEVYNAGGWVDWIDEVSQNAQIQNYNLSISGNASDKVNYYLSAGYMKQDGLIVGDDYKKLTFMAKMDAKVTEWLTVGMRASYYNASNPGQIANIQSATWLSPYSHKYVRYDGYTDWYERYANGNVASPFWSSSETTSYLWTDRDKKYDNLNGTGFVQIDFPFVKGLSYKFTMNAVKNTSNIDMFVNPQYFLDTRKVEELADPYKYTAEANGKSEINQTYAWTMDNVFTYTKDFGKNHLDAMLGYTRDATHQNQLKTAYSGFKLPTVLGSYGQNLATTQQINKTLKEWQNVGYMARVNYNYANKYYLTANFRRDGFSGFAKGSKWANFPGVSAAWTLSQEDFMQNVIPGLSFLKLRGSYGLTGNQSIEAYATLATVASGYTWYDASSLYIYQNSLANEELTWATTKTGNFGLDFGFLDGRISGSIDVYKSKTNDMLLNRSLPYMTGFSEAKFNAGEVMNRGVELALNTININGDGKDNFRWESGLTFYRNKNKIVHLFGKDANGKEANDTGNATTNGYETARALVIGESINAAWDLKMLGIFQSQAEIDNYVDANGNKIQPDAVPGDIKFLDYNGDGKISTDDRHCIGDMDPLFTINLSNTLSWKNFSLYFNFRWDAGNSSHFIGSDPFGNYHNTATTSGAQLKVAPWSENNPTNDHPRLGYVNTYSYYFWSQRQYLKLKDLSLSYTFDQPWVKKANIQNLRLYLSGTDLFTITGWSGLDPETGGTIAAGPGSSRYGSKPAYRTITIGANITF; this is translated from the coding sequence ATGAGAAATCGAATTCTATTTTTGCTATGTTTCCTATGTGTGGGATTGCAAGCATTTGCCCAGATTTCTATTTCAGGAAAAGTGGTTGATGCAGGAGGGCTTGAGCTTCCAGGCGTAAATGTGATGGTAAAGGGAACGACTATCGGTACATTGACCGATGGTGATGGAAAGTTTACGATTCCAGATGTTCCGGGTGGCAGTAATGCCGTATTGGTATTTTCTTATGTCGGTTTCCAGACACAAGAAATAAAAGTAGGGAATGCTAAAAATCTAACTGTGAAATTACAGGAAGATAATATGGCATTGGATGAGGTTGTGGTGGTTGGTTATGGCACATCCCGTAAAAAAGATTTGGCAGGCTCTATTTCCAGCGTTAAATTGGATGATTCCCCGTTGACGCAGTTGGCAAACGTAAATGCTTTGGTTGCATTGTCAAGCAAGATTCCGGGCTTTAATTATTCTCCGACGACAGATGCCGGTGGTGATAATACGGCTTCAATGACGATTCGTGGTATGAATTCTATTATTACAGGTCCTTCGGAAGCAAGCTTGAACAAACCGTTATTGGTTGTCGATGGTTCTATCTTTAATGGTAGTATCAACGAAATTGCCATGACGGATGTTGAATCCATTGATGTCCTGAAAGATGCCAGTTCTGCTGCTATCTACGGTTCACGTTCTGCAAATGGTGTAATTATTATTACAACAAAACGTGGTCGTTCTTCCAAGCCGACGGTTAATCTGGATGCTTATTACGGAATTCAGAGTTGGACGAGAAAACCGCAGATGGTAACGGACCAAAATGAATTTTTGAATCGTCGTCGTGAAGCGATGATTGCTGCCGGTTCGATTGATCCGAGCGTAGGTTTAGACGCCGCACAGTTATTGAATGCAGAAGAACTGGAAGTCTACAACGCTGGTGGTTGGGTTGATTGGATTGATGAGGTCTCTCAAAATGCGCAGATTCAGAATTATAATCTGAGTATTTCGGGAAATGCTTCGGATAAAGTGAATTATTATCTGTCAGCCGGTTATATGAAACAGGATGGTCTGATTGTAGGTGATGATTATAAAAAGTTGACTTTCATGGCTAAAATGGATGCAAAAGTTACTGAGTGGTTGACGGTTGGTATGCGTGCTTCTTATTATAATGCCTCTAATCCTGGTCAGATCGCAAACATTCAGTCTGCAACATGGTTGTCGCCTTATAGCCATAAGTATGTACGTTATGATGGTTATACTGATTGGTATGAAAGATATGCAAATGGTAATGTTGCCAGTCCGTTCTGGAGTTCTTCCGAAACTACTTCCTATTTGTGGACAGATCGCGATAAGAAATATGATAACCTGAATGGAACAGGATTTGTACAGATCGATTTCCCGTTTGTAAAAGGTCTGAGCTATAAGTTTACCATGAATGCTGTAAAGAATACGAGCAATATTGATATGTTTGTAAACCCTCAATATTTTTTGGATACAAGAAAAGTAGAGGAACTGGCTGATCCGTATAAATATACGGCGGAGGCAAATGGTAAATCGGAGATTAACCAGACGTATGCGTGGACCATGGATAATGTGTTTACTTATACGAAAGATTTCGGAAAGAACCATTTGGATGCGATGCTCGGTTATACGCGTGACGCCACTCATCAGAATCAGTTGAAGACTGCTTATAGTGGTTTCAAACTGCCGACTGTATTAGGCTCGTACGGACAAAATTTGGCAACGACTCAGCAGATTAACAAGACATTGAAGGAATGGCAGAATGTCGGTTATATGGCTCGTGTCAATTATAACTATGCAAATAAGTATTATCTGACGGCGAACTTCCGTCGTGATGGTTTCTCTGGATTTGCAAAAGGTAGTAAATGGGCTAACTTCCCAGGTGTGTCTGCAGCTTGGACATTGTCCCAGGAAGATTTTATGCAGAATGTAATTCCGGGATTGAGTTTCTTGAAGCTGAGAGGATCCTATGGTTTGACCGGTAATCAGAGTATCGAAGCCTATGCTACATTGGCTACAGTCGCTTCCGGTTATACTTGGTATGATGCATCTTCTTTGTATATCTATCAGAATTCGTTGGCAAATGAGGAATTGACTTGGGCGACAACTAAAACGGGTAATTTCGGTCTTGATTTCGGATTCTTGGACGGACGTATTTCCGGTTCTATTGATGTTTATAAATCAAAGACAAACGATATGCTGCTGAACCGTTCATTACCTTATATGACCGGTTTTTCGGAAGCAAAGTTTAATGCGGGGGAAGTGATGAACCGTGGTGTCGAATTGGCTTTGAATACAATCAATATAAATGGGGACGGTAAAGATAATTTCCGTTGGGAAAGTGGATTGACTTTTTATCGTAACAAAAACAAGATTGTTCACCTTTTTGGTAAGGATGCTAATGGCAAGGAAGCAAACGATACGGGTAATGCGACAACAAATGGCTATGAGACTGCTCGTGCATTGGTTATAGGCGAGTCGATCAATGCAGCATGGGACTTGAAAATGTTAGGTATCTTCCAGTCTCAGGCTGAGATTGATAACTATGTAGATGCAAATGGTAATAAGATTCAACCTGATGCTGTACCTGGTGATATCAAATTCCTGGATTATAATGGCGATGGTAAGATCAGTACGGATGACCGTCATTGTATTGGCGATATGGATCCGTTGTTCACGATCAATTTGAGCAATACGTTAAGTTGGAAGAATTTTTCTCTGTATTTCAACTTCCGTTGGGATGCTGGTAATAGTTCTCATTTTATCGGTAGTGACCCGTTCGGTAATTACCATAATACGGCAACGACATCAGGTGCTCAGTTGAAAGTAGCTCCATGGAGTGAAAATAATCCGACAAACGACCATCCGCGCCTAGGGTATGTAAACACCTATTCCTATTATTTCTGGTCGCAACGCCAGTATTTGAAACTGAAAGATTTAAGTCTCTCTTATACATTTGACCAGCCGTGGGTAAAAAAAGCTAATATTCAGAATTTACGTCTTTATCTGAGTGGTACGGACTTGTTCACTATTACTGGCTGGTCTGGTCTGGATCCTGAAACAGGTGGTACGATTGCTGCAGGGCCTGGTAGTTCTCGCTATGGAAGTAAGCCTGCTTATCGGACAATTACAATTGGTGCTAATATAACATTCTAA
- a CDS encoding RagB/SusD family nutrient uptake outer membrane protein translates to MKIKNILLGTVVGSLSMCGLVSCDNDFLEEKSYEYTSSTSYNTPAELDMAIGFLHGRIQYLFFGVWGNHNYFMTGMGLDTFAATDQNYITSNWKTFTPDEPGYSRHWYDNLCQIIQQSNVIIEAIDTRDIKWDSEAQKKEVRAEAIFFRAWAHRCLAGMYGDSPIILEPARSAKVDYERSPRIDVWKQCVEDFEWAAQNLPLTTTKNGRIVKAAADHMLAEMAICIGDYDKAIAAAKRVIDGTDGDYHLMTERFGTRAGEATDRYGNPHSSYWDLFRMGNFNYQEGNKEAIWVAQYDYEGRISNTGGGGVVSWGSAPAKCHIEQAFVSNFYNVDKKRTLSNGEIIQIFGWGAVTFTNSKADYDANKNKSNVATDSTGYGGGGTCHPTEWFLGDLWNGCGSDVRGSEEMIQRNLYQSGGKPWRQAIDEAKALYESKKAAGDPDADLYKVTANDTVTLFPRIWKFGTDKHVDGDYRRYDPDWYVIRLAETYLLLAEAYLNKGDKASAAEAINVVRARAKAPLCTAADVTIDYILDERARELYGEEHRAVTLSRLSTKENPILVQRTRKYGYRFPAATNELKDAGPNIQDYQWQYPIPLQVIEANSGANFPQNEGY, encoded by the coding sequence ATGAAAATTAAAAATATATTATTAGGAACGGTTGTTGGCTCTTTGTCCATGTGTGGATTAGTTAGCTGTGACAATGATTTCCTGGAAGAAAAGTCATATGAATATACTTCTTCGACATCTTATAATACACCTGCAGAATTGGATATGGCAATCGGTTTTCTGCATGGTCGCATCCAGTATTTGTTTTTTGGTGTATGGGGTAATCATAACTACTTTATGACAGGTATGGGGCTGGACACCTTTGCTGCGACAGACCAGAATTATATTACAAGTAACTGGAAGACGTTTACTCCTGACGAACCGGGCTATTCACGTCACTGGTATGATAATTTATGTCAGATCATTCAACAGTCGAATGTTATTATTGAAGCGATCGATACCCGTGATATCAAATGGGATAGCGAGGCACAGAAAAAGGAAGTTCGGGCTGAAGCGATTTTTTTCCGTGCATGGGCTCACCGGTGTTTGGCTGGAATGTATGGTGATTCTCCGATTATACTGGAACCGGCTCGTTCTGCGAAAGTGGATTATGAACGCTCTCCTCGTATCGATGTGTGGAAACAATGTGTTGAAGATTTCGAATGGGCAGCTCAAAATTTACCGTTGACAACAACGAAAAACGGTCGTATCGTAAAAGCGGCAGCTGACCACATGCTGGCTGAAATGGCCATTTGTATCGGTGATTATGATAAAGCGATTGCGGCGGCAAAGCGTGTAATCGATGGAACGGACGGAGATTATCATCTGATGACGGAACGTTTCGGAACCCGTGCGGGTGAGGCTACAGACCGTTATGGCAATCCTCATAGTTCTTATTGGGACTTGTTCCGTATGGGGAATTTTAATTATCAGGAAGGAAATAAGGAAGCAATCTGGGTCGCTCAATATGATTATGAAGGACGAATCAGCAATACCGGTGGCGGTGGTGTTGTAAGTTGGGGTTCTGCTCCTGCAAAATGCCATATTGAACAGGCTTTTGTTTCCAATTTCTATAACGTGGATAAGAAAAGGACTTTATCGAATGGTGAAATTATTCAGATATTCGGTTGGGGGGCCGTAACCTTTACGAATAGTAAGGCAGACTATGACGCGAATAAGAATAAGTCGAATGTGGCAACCGACTCGACAGGGTACGGTGGTGGTGGAACTTGCCACCCGACTGAATGGTTCTTGGGTGATCTGTGGAATGGCTGTGGTAGTGATGTTCGTGGCTCTGAAGAGATGATTCAGCGTAATCTGTATCAATCGGGCGGCAAGCCATGGAGGCAGGCTATTGATGAAGCGAAGGCCTTATATGAATCTAAAAAAGCTGCCGGTGATCCGGATGCCGATCTTTATAAAGTAACGGCTAATGATACGGTCACTCTTTTCCCGCGTATTTGGAAATTCGGTACGGATAAACATGTAGATGGTGACTATCGCCGATATGATCCGGATTGGTATGTAATTCGTCTGGCTGAAACTTATCTGTTGTTGGCAGAGGCATATTTGAATAAAGGAGATAAGGCAAGTGCAGCAGAAGCTATCAATGTTGTTCGTGCCCGCGCCAAAGCTCCGTTGTGTACGGCTGCTGATGTGACGATAGACTATATTTTGGATGAACGTGCCCGTGAACTGTATGGTGAAGAGCATCGTGCGGTGACATTATCCCGTTTGTCAACTAAGGAAAATCCGATTTTAGTACAGCGTACACGTAAATATGGATATCGTTTCCCGGCCGCAACAAACGAACTGAAAGATGCAGGTCCTAATATTCAGGATTATCAATGGCAATATCCAATACCATTACAGGTAATCGAAGCGAACTCGGGTGCGAATTTCCCGCAGAATGAGGGGTATTGA
- a CDS encoding DUF6057 family protein has translation MKKENIILLILSSIYALIIEYMFYPEYTRYQEAGELFLATNDYLSGYLLAPAGWNSLLTNFLSQFYHPLSLGLFVETSLLLITAAITLLYLRQWNATQHRWVIIIPVIMFCIYQYAWNLSALLQYNLFLLTLAFYLFLQNKIIRHISALIAIPFLYLLLPENSLLLLYLYGVVFERISFKQKGFPILPAINLILVTAWPLLWQNFIYYTPTNQLYTFINPEYGMRYVYIYYALFLIPLCSVFLSDRKGNRYISFALPLLLIAFSCYSIYSSPNQEREKRLAIQRHAEEQQWDQVLQTIHTCNISEAYYHPYLMLALSEKGILPEQLFHYPVQSADRIYFPANELDGANFNSLFAYSLGLKHEALHQLAQANAMSPQGLSFSRLRRMIDWQTEFGNLPLAQKYMDILQTSTCHKQWIKERTKRLSTSLTTFKEAYKEDFIIDASSPLILLTQAVKADTTNRKALDYLLCGVLLSKDLKGFYNLFQQYFPHSETIPVHYQEALLVVDLMFPHLEATRNYPVSPICRQAFEDFGVLMSQRPNTDHVLRQKYGNTYWYYGFIRTA, from the coding sequence ATGAAAAAAGAAAACATCATACTTCTGATCCTGTCAAGTATTTATGCACTCATTATCGAATATATGTTCTATCCCGAATATACTCGTTATCAAGAAGCAGGCGAATTATTCCTGGCGACAAATGACTACCTGTCAGGTTATCTACTTGCTCCAGCAGGATGGAACAGTCTGCTAACTAATTTTTTGTCCCAGTTCTACCACCCGCTCTCACTGGGACTTTTCGTGGAAACAAGTTTGCTTCTGATTACTGCAGCTATTACCCTACTCTACTTGCGGCAATGGAATGCCACACAGCATAGATGGGTAATCATCATTCCGGTTATTATGTTCTGCATCTATCAATATGCCTGGAACTTATCTGCACTATTACAATACAATCTGTTCCTTCTGACACTCGCTTTTTATCTTTTCCTCCAGAACAAAATCATACGGCATATCAGCGCTTTGATCGCTATTCCTTTCTTGTATCTCCTTTTACCAGAAAATAGCTTACTCTTATTATATCTGTATGGAGTTGTTTTCGAACGTATTTCCTTCAAACAAAAAGGCTTTCCTATATTACCGGCTATAAATCTGATACTCGTTACCGCATGGCCTCTGTTATGGCAAAATTTTATTTATTACACCCCGACCAATCAGTTGTACACCTTCATCAATCCGGAATATGGAATGCGATATGTTTACATATATTATGCCTTGTTCCTGATTCCGCTCTGTTCTGTCTTCCTCTCCGACCGAAAAGGGAACCGTTATATCTCCTTCGCACTCCCCCTTCTGTTAATCGCATTCAGCTGTTACAGCATTTACTCCTCCCCTAATCAGGAAAGGGAGAAACGCCTGGCTATACAACGGCATGCGGAAGAACAACAATGGGACCAGGTACTGCAAACAATCCATACCTGTAACATTAGCGAAGCCTATTATCATCCTTACCTGATGCTTGCCCTCAGTGAGAAAGGTATCCTGCCGGAACAACTCTTCCACTATCCGGTACAATCGGCAGACCGTATCTATTTTCCGGCAAATGAATTAGACGGAGCTAATTTCAACAGTCTTTTCGCCTATTCCCTCGGACTAAAACACGAAGCTCTCCATCAACTTGCACAAGCAAATGCCATGTCCCCGCAAGGTCTCTCTTTCTCCCGACTCAGAAGGATGATCGACTGGCAAACAGAATTCGGGAATCTTCCCCTAGCCCAGAAATATATGGACATATTACAGACCTCCACCTGTCACAAACAATGGATAAAAGAACGGACCAAACGACTCTCCACCTCTCTAACAACATTCAAAGAAGCCTACAAGGAAGATTTCATTATCGATGCATCTTCCCCTCTGATTCTTCTGACACAAGCGGTAAAAGCCGATACTACCAACCGCAAAGCGCTCGACTATCTATTATGCGGCGTTCTTTTGAGCAAAGATCTAAAAGGTTTCTATAATTTATTCCAGCAATACTTTCCACATAGTGAAACGATACCAGTTCATTATCAAGAAGCTCTATTAGTGGTTGACCTCATGTTTCCTCATTTGGAGGCCACCCGCAACTACCCGGTTAGCCCAATCTGCAGGCAAGCTTTCGAAGATTTCGGTGTACTGATGTCACAGCGTCCGAATACAGATCATGTACTCCGCCAAAAATACGGAAACACCTATTGGTATTATGGATTTATCCGTACCGCCTAA
- a CDS encoding TolB family protein: protein MDIRQRALNCFKEEIIISSNMTEKGCVNCHSFCNYSPTDFMFHARTTPGGTIIIKNNQPVKVQLSQLGSSKEGTYPHWHPSGKYIIFSTNATRQSFYSRNPNLIEVYDLESDLILYDPVRNTVITDPRFNSPESFETFPAWAPDGKRLYYCTAPAKQLPKRLREVKYSICSVSFDPDSGSFGETIDTIYTAHNKSASFPRISPDNQYLLFTESDYATFPIWHKEADLKMISLQDSASVNTDILNSPDVESYHSWSSNGKWIIFSSRRLDGLYTRFFIAHLNKNGKFSKPFLLPQKDPDENNLRMKSFNIPEFIKDKITITRSQLDHTVTD, encoded by the coding sequence ATGGATATACGACAAAGAGCCTTAAACTGTTTCAAAGAAGAGATTATCATTTCCAGTAATATGACTGAAAAAGGATGTGTAAATTGCCATTCATTCTGCAATTATTCACCTACCGATTTCATGTTTCATGCACGGACTACTCCGGGAGGGACAATCATCATTAAAAATAACCAGCCCGTCAAAGTGCAATTATCGCAACTCGGATCGTCCAAAGAAGGAACTTATCCCCATTGGCATCCATCCGGCAAATACATCATTTTTTCAACCAATGCCACCCGTCAGTCTTTTTATAGCCGAAATCCGAACCTTATAGAGGTCTACGATCTGGAATCAGATCTGATCTTATATGATCCGGTCCGGAACACAGTCATAACAGATCCTCGTTTCAACAGTCCGGAATCTTTCGAGACATTTCCAGCATGGGCTCCTGATGGGAAACGCCTATATTATTGTACAGCCCCTGCCAAACAATTACCTAAAAGGTTGAGAGAGGTCAAATACTCCATTTGCAGTGTTTCCTTTGATCCAGATAGCGGTTCTTTCGGAGAAACGATAGACACGATCTATACAGCACACAATAAAAGCGCTTCATTTCCCCGCATCTCACCAGACAACCAATATCTACTTTTCACCGAATCAGATTATGCAACTTTCCCTATTTGGCATAAGGAAGCAGATCTGAAAATGATATCTTTACAAGATTCTGCTTCCGTAAATACCGATATACTAAACAGCCCGGACGTGGAAAGCTATCACTCCTGGTCTTCAAACGGAAAATGGATCATATTCAGCAGCCGGCGTCTGGACGGACTTTATACCCGTTTCTTTATCGCCCACCTAAATAAAAACGGAAAGTTCAGTAAACCGTTCCTGCTCCCGCAGAAAGATCCTGACGAGAACAACCTCCGGATGAAGTCATTCAACATCCCGGAATTTATCAAGGATAAAATCACAATCACCAGATCCCAACTGGATCATACCGTAACCGATTAA